In Desulfobacterales bacterium, the genomic window AAACGCGTGCTTGATAGCTTATTGTAAGGAGTTGACTATTATGAATGAAAAATTGACAAACTATTTAAATGGCGTTTTTGCGCCATACGATGGAATAAAAAGTGTCGCCGAACTAAAAGCTGATCTGCTCTCCGATTTACAGGAGCGGTTCCGCGAACTTAAAGCCGAAGGCAAGGACGATGAAACAGCCTTTGAGATGACATTGGATAGTATCGGTGATATTGAACAGACCGTTCAGGAAGTTGCCAATCTCTCCCGCTCACTGGAACGGCAGGTACTGACAAACTTCAGTGCAAGCAACCTGCCCAAGAGCGACTTTGCAGGCGTTACCGCTCATAATGGAAAATTTTCAGCAAGCGCACTTCGTGGCTCTGATTTTAGCAACGCAGATTTGACCGGCAGCTCATTTGCGGCCAGTGATGTGCGCGAAGCCAATTTCTGTAGCATTTCAAAAATCATGGGATCCCATTTATCACGAAAAAGGTCAGCGGGGAAACAGTCCTCAGATTCAAAATATCAAATTCGATGTCAAAGATATCAAGCAAATTGAAAAGCGGGAATCGGCAGATAATGTCCGATCCCGCTTTTGAGCTGGAGATATCACATATTTTCAAATTCCGGCATCTTCAGCAGCCATGCGAATAACTTCCTCATCAATTACATTCTTTTTGAGACTGTAACCAGCCAATAACGCGCTGCTGCACAGCGAATTGGCCGACCTGGGCCAGCCGCGGGTCAAGGCATGGATTGCCTGGACCGCGGGTTCTGAAAAGACCGTGTGGTTGGCCCCGGCAACGAGCATCTGGTGCGCAATGTACTCCGCCAATTCCGATTCGGTCAACGGGTCAAAGCGGTAGCGCATGAGGATGCGTTGGTTGAAAGCCCGGTGTTGGGCAGCATTCAAGCGGGAACCGAGCACCGGCAGACCAACCAGCAACAGGATAAATGGTGTTTCCGAGTCCATGCCGAAATTAAATAAGATGCTCAGATCCTGGTAGAACGCATCGCGCGCCAATTGCATTTCATCCATGACAATCACTGGGGTAATCCCGCGGTTTTTGTACAAGGAAAGGATCGTTTGCTGAATCAGCATAAAATTATCAATCTTGCGAAATCTCGGCGTTTCGCCCAGCGCATAACAGATGGCTGCATAAAAATCGGTCACAGTCAGTGTTGACAGCGGCAGATACATCGGCTTGTACAAGCCCGGATTCAATGTCTCGCAGAAGGTACGGATCGCTAGCGTCTTACCCGCACCGGGTTCGCCGGTCAGAAGACCAATTCCCCGGGTCCGCTGCAGATAAGCCAGTCTGGCAGCGGCCTCGGCAGCACAGGTTGAGGGGTACGTATCTTTGGTCGAGATTTCTTTGGTAAAGGGGGTTGTTGCCAGTGAATAGAAGGCCTTATACATCACCGTTCACCTGCCAGTTCTGTAAATGAGATGCGGCTTTGCCTTTTCATATGGGCATTGTCATGGTAATTGACTGCCGTGATCCGGTCCTGCTCATGACCGTTTTCGTAGATGAGAAAATCATGGTCGTTGTAGCGGATCTCAACGGTCTGGCCAATATAACGCGGCGGTACCTCGAACAGAATATTGCGGACAGAAACGGTTGCATCGTGACGGACTTTGCGCTGGATGCGATTCAGGAAGACTTTGCTTAAGTTTTCCGGATCATGGACCAGTCTTAAGAGGCTGACCTGAGACAAAAAGCGGTCCAGGGGTGTCATTTTGTTTTCCAGGCCACTGTGTGGTCGGCGATGGTAGTCTTCTTCCAGCCAGGTCCAAAAACGACTGTTGAGCTCGTCCAGGCTGCTGGCCGGTTTTTCCCGCAAGAGCGGAGTAAATCGGGTTTGGACGGTTTTAAAGAACCGTTCAATTTTACCTTTACTTTGGGGGTCATAAGCCTGCGTGTGAATCACCGTGATCCCCAGGCTGGCGCAGGCGATTTGCAGGGTCTGGGACCGGTAGATCTTGCCATTGTCCAGATAAAGCAGCCGGGGAATCCCACGTCGGATCAGGGCCTGCTGCAGGACTTCGAGCATGCAGGACAACCGCCCGTCCGGGGCAAACATGGCATAGGGAACCAGTCGGGAACAGTCGTCAATGAAAGCCAGCAGGATGGTTTTGACTTTACGGCCTTCAAAGGGTACGAAGGGACCTTCCATGGCATCGCCCTGCCAGAGTTCGTTGACATTCTCGTGGACAAACCGCTTGCGGTCCCCTTGCTTGCGTACACCCTGACGCACCAGATCGTATTTGCGCAGCAGCCGGTAAATCGTTGCGAACGATGCTTCTCCAGCCACAATTTCGCCTTCCTTGACCAGTTCGTCATAAAAGACGGTCAGCGGCAGCTCCCGCCGCATCTCACGCATCGCCACCAGCCGAGCTTCCTTTTCTGCGCTGACCTTACGGCTTTTGCCCAGATCGTCACGGACGCCCGGCTTCAAACCTTCAAAGCCGGAAACCCGATAATCATGCAGCCAGCGCCACAAAGTCTTTTCCGAAAATTGCTTGTATCCATAGACCGGAACTTCGTGAATCCGATCGCACTGGGTGGCAAAATAGTTGCGGATATGGCTTGCCTGGCCATTGAGCACAGGCGAAATAAGCCCATACCGGAACAGTGCGACCTGTTCTTTCTCTTTTTCTGTCATTTCCTCAAATCTCCTTGCTTTTTCGAATCGGGCGGCCCG contains:
- a CDS encoding pentapeptide repeat-containing protein, which translates into the protein MNEKLTNYLNGVFAPYDGIKSVAELKADLLSDLQERFRELKAEGKDDETAFEMTLDSIGDIEQTVQEVANLSRSLERQVLTNFSASNLPKSDFAGVTAHNGKFSASALRGSDFSNADLTGSSFAASDVREANFCSISKIMGSHLSRKRSAGKQSSDSKYQIRCQRYQAN
- a CDS encoding AAA family ATPase, encoding MYKAFYSLATTPFTKEISTKDTYPSTCAAEAAARLAYLQRTRGIGLLTGEPGAGKTLAIRTFCETLNPGLYKPMYLPLSTLTVTDFYAAICYALGETPRFRKIDNFMLIQQTILSLYKNRGITPVIVMDEMQLARDAFYQDLSILFNFGMDSETPFILLLVGLPVLGSRLNAAQHRAFNQRILMRYRFDPLTESELAEYIAHQMLVAGANHTVFSEPAVQAIHALTRGWPRSANSLCSSALLAGYSLKKNVIDEEVIRMAAEDAGI
- a CDS encoding DDE-type integrase/transposase/recombinase; its protein translation is MTEKEKEQVALFRYGLISPVLNGQASHIRNYFATQCDRIHEVPVYGYKQFSEKTLWRWLHDYRVSGFEGLKPGVRDDLGKSRKVSAEKEARLVAMREMRRELPLTVFYDELVKEGEIVAGEASFATIYRLLRKYDLVRQGVRKQGDRKRFVHENVNELWQGDAMEGPFVPFEGRKVKTILLAFIDDCSRLVPYAMFAPDGRLSCMLEVLQQALIRRGIPRLLYLDNGKIYRSQTLQIACASLGITVIHTQAYDPQSKGKIERFFKTVQTRFTPLLREKPASSLDELNSRFWTWLEEDYHRRPHSGLENKMTPLDRFLSQVSLLRLVHDPENLSKVFLNRIQRKVRHDATVSVRNILFEVPPRYIGQTVEIRYNDHDFLIYENGHEQDRITAVNYHDNAHMKRQSRISFTELAGER